A window of the Nibribacter ruber genome harbors these coding sequences:
- a CDS encoding amidohydrolase family protein: MKHLFPSRPGRWTKSVFLLCTLGLLSDPASAQTTPAAKKDTPKKEEKKDLPLEAGRTLDIKTTEGSWLALDVSPDGQKIIFSMLGDLYLLPITGGKPEQLTEGMAMDVQPRFSPDGKSIVFLSDRDGNDNVWIMELANKKTRQISKSKNENFQAAEWTPDGEYLVVSQGRRNLKLHLYHKESGSGTQLIKTPETLKTVEPAFGNDGRHIWYSKRTGGWNYNAQLPQYQLSTFDRETGETDTRTSRYGSAFTPTLSPDGNWLVYGTRYNNQTGLIAQNLKSGDEKWLAYPVQRDEQESVAPLGVLPAMSFTPDSKELVASYGGKIYRIPMNGGAAKEIPFEVNTKIAIGPKLEFKYPIKDDKTMKVTQIRDAAVSPDGKRVAFTALDRLYVMDYPSGTPKRITTNDFTEAQPAWSPDGKSLAFVTWHEKTGGAIYKVAATGKGKPEKLTVENSVFQEPVWTPKGDKIVFVKGSAQTYRESAGPGAFDARQTINWISSKGGTSTFVTKANLGANPHFVQGDDRIYLYSSSDGLISIRWDGTDKKPYVKVKGITTYGSFADMLEEEMSHNTHVNEKEPTMQASTATTVIKAPKGDKALALINNEIYVVTIPFVGGETPTISVADVTSSQFPSWKLTDIGGQFPSWSADGKSVYWSIGNAFFAYNLDDAFARKRELELAEEKKKDAKPEVAVKTDSTGAKEAVKIEGYKPKEMKIAVEVPRDIPQGLVLLQGARIITMNGDEVIENGDILVENNRIKAVGASGTLNAPKTATVVNVKGKTITPGFIDTHAHMWPRWGVHSNQVWIYAANLAYGVTTTRDPQTATTDVLTYSDMVETGKMIGPRVYSTGPGVGYWGYNLKSLDHTRNVLKQYSEYYNTKTIKMYMVGNRQHRQWVIMAAKEQGLMPTTEGGLDFKSNLTEILDGYPGHEHSYPIYPLYKDVIDFVSQSQIAYTPTLLVSYGGPWAENYYYATEDLKGDKKLNYFTPKVELDEKSRRRAGWFMKEEHIFDRHAQFVNNLVKAGGLAGVGSHGQLQGLGYHWELWSMQSGGMSNMDALKTATILGAKSLGLEGDLGSIQNGKLADLVIMDQNPLENIRNTNTVQYVMRNGRLYDANTLDELAPTKKKAPDFDWHSALPVGVPGVQE; the protein is encoded by the coding sequence ATGAAGCATCTATTTCCCAGCCGCCCCGGCCGTTGGACCAAATCAGTGTTTCTGCTTTGCACACTAGGCTTGTTGTCTGACCCGGCTTCTGCCCAGACCACCCCTGCTGCAAAGAAAGACACCCCTAAAAAGGAAGAGAAAAAAGACCTGCCGCTAGAGGCGGGCCGCACCCTTGACATCAAAACCACTGAGGGTTCCTGGTTGGCGCTAGATGTGAGCCCAGACGGGCAGAAAATCATCTTTAGCATGCTGGGTGATTTGTACCTGCTGCCTATCACGGGCGGCAAACCGGAGCAACTCACCGAAGGCATGGCTATGGACGTTCAGCCACGTTTCAGCCCAGACGGCAAGTCTATTGTGTTCCTCTCTGACCGCGACGGCAATGACAACGTCTGGATTATGGAATTGGCCAACAAGAAGACGCGCCAAATCAGCAAGAGCAAAAACGAGAATTTTCAGGCCGCTGAGTGGACGCCAGACGGTGAGTACCTGGTAGTTTCCCAAGGACGCCGTAATTTAAAACTGCACCTATACCACAAAGAAAGCGGTTCTGGTACGCAGTTAATCAAAACACCAGAGACGCTAAAAACCGTTGAACCTGCCTTCGGCAATGACGGCCGCCACATCTGGTATTCTAAAAGAACCGGCGGCTGGAACTACAACGCTCAATTGCCGCAATACCAGCTTTCTACGTTTGACCGTGAAACCGGCGAGACCGATACCAGAACGTCACGTTATGGCTCCGCCTTTACACCTACCCTTTCACCGGACGGCAACTGGCTGGTATATGGCACGCGCTATAACAACCAAACGGGTTTAATTGCCCAGAACCTAAAGTCAGGTGATGAGAAATGGCTGGCCTATCCGGTACAGCGTGATGAGCAAGAGTCGGTGGCGCCATTGGGTGTGTTGCCAGCCATGTCCTTCACGCCAGACAGCAAAGAACTGGTGGCTTCTTACGGTGGTAAAATTTACCGTATCCCTATGAACGGGGGCGCCGCCAAGGAAATCCCGTTTGAGGTGAATACCAAAATCGCCATCGGTCCAAAGCTGGAATTCAAGTACCCTATCAAGGATGACAAGACCATGAAGGTGACGCAAATCAGAGACGCTGCGGTGTCTCCAGATGGCAAGCGCGTGGCCTTCACAGCTTTGGACAGATTGTACGTGATGGACTACCCAAGCGGAACTCCAAAACGCATCACCACCAATGACTTCACCGAGGCCCAGCCAGCTTGGTCGCCTGACGGTAAGAGCCTGGCATTTGTAACTTGGCATGAGAAAACCGGCGGTGCTATTTATAAAGTAGCAGCCACCGGCAAAGGCAAACCCGAAAAACTGACGGTAGAGAACTCTGTTTTCCAGGAGCCGGTTTGGACACCTAAAGGCGACAAGATTGTGTTTGTGAAAGGCTCTGCGCAGACCTACCGCGAGTCAGCGGGTCCGGGTGCGTTTGATGCCCGTCAGACTATTAACTGGATTTCCAGCAAAGGCGGCACCAGCACCTTTGTGACCAAAGCCAACCTGGGTGCCAACCCACACTTCGTGCAAGGCGATGACCGTATTTACCTGTACAGTTCTTCTGACGGATTGATTTCTATCCGTTGGGATGGTACCGACAAGAAGCCGTACGTGAAGGTGAAAGGCATTACCACCTATGGTTCTTTCGCGGATATGCTGGAAGAGGAGATGAGCCACAACACGCATGTGAACGAGAAGGAGCCTACCATGCAGGCCTCCACCGCCACCACGGTGATTAAAGCCCCTAAAGGCGACAAGGCTTTGGCTCTCATCAACAATGAGATTTACGTGGTAACCATTCCGTTTGTGGGTGGTGAGACGCCAACTATCTCGGTGGCAGACGTAACCAGCTCTCAATTCCCAAGCTGGAAGTTAACTGACATTGGTGGTCAGTTCCCAAGCTGGTCCGCCGACGGTAAATCTGTGTACTGGTCTATCGGTAACGCGTTCTTCGCTTATAACTTAGATGATGCGTTTGCCAGAAAAAGAGAACTGGAACTAGCCGAAGAGAAAAAGAAAGACGCCAAGCCAGAAGTGGCTGTTAAGACCGACAGCACCGGCGCCAAAGAGGCCGTGAAGATTGAAGGCTATAAGCCGAAGGAGATGAAAATAGCGGTAGAAGTGCCACGTGACATCCCTCAGGGCTTAGTGTTATTGCAAGGTGCCCGCATCATTACCATGAACGGCGATGAGGTGATTGAAAACGGCGACATTTTAGTAGAGAACAACCGCATTAAAGCAGTGGGTGCCTCAGGAACCTTGAACGCTCCTAAGACCGCCACGGTGGTGAATGTGAAAGGCAAAACCATCACGCCTGGCTTTATTGACACCCACGCGCACATGTGGCCACGCTGGGGCGTTCACTCTAACCAGGTTTGGATTTACGCCGCTAACCTGGCCTACGGTGTGACCACCACCCGCGACCCACAGACCGCCACTACCGACGTGTTGACTTACTCTGACATGGTGGAGACCGGCAAGATGATTGGACCGCGCGTGTACTCAACCGGACCGGGCGTTGGTTACTGGGGTTATAACCTGAAGAGCCTTGACCACACCCGCAACGTCTTGAAGCAGTATTCTGAGTACTACAACACCAAGACCATTAAGATGTACATGGTGGGTAATCGCCAGCACCGCCAGTGGGTCATCATGGCGGCCAAAGAGCAAGGCCTGATGCCAACCACCGAGGGCGGTCTTGACTTCAAGAGCAACCTGACTGAGATTCTGGACGGCTATCCGGGCCATGAGCACTCCTACCCAATCTACCCGCTGTACAAAGATGTGATTGACTTTGTGTCTCAGTCGCAGATTGCCTACACGCCTACCTTGTTGGTGTCCTACGGTGGACCTTGGGCCGAGAACTATTACTACGCCACCGAAGACCTGAAAGGCGACAAGAAACTCAACTACTTCACGCCTAAAGTAGAGTTGGATGAGAAGTCTAGACGCCGTGCTGGCTGGTTCATGAAAGAAGAGCACATCTTTGACCGCCACGCGCAGTTTGTGAACAACCTGGTGAAAGCCGGTGGTTTGGCAGGCGTTGGGTCACATGGTCAGTTGCAGGGCTTGGGTTACCACTGGGAGCTTTGGTCTATGCAGTCTGGTGGCATGAGCAACATGGACGCCTTGAAAACTGCCACCATCTTAGGCGCTAAGTCTCTGGGCTTAGAAGGCGACTTAGGCTCTATCCAGAATGGCAAACTAGCCGACTTGGTTATTATGGACCAGAACCCGCTAGAGAACATCCGTAACACCAACACAGTGCAGTACGTGATGCGCAACGGCCGTCTGTATGATGCCAACACCTTGGATGAGCTAGCCCCAACCAAGAAGAAAGCTCCGGACTTTGACTGGCACAGCGCGCTACCGGTTGGCGTACCTGGCGTTCAGGAATAA
- a CDS encoding RagB/SusD family nutrient uptake outer membrane protein, with protein MKNILKKLFKAKVIVCALGLVTLSGCDDYLEREPMSDYLSSNFYNNEGAIKQGANGVYQRLKMNHGSTSNIPFSILWDMYTPFGIERADNSSVGVGNIDLRTNFSNELLWSTLYTSVARANSVLDGAAPFYGELNDNAKRYLAEIKVLRAHFYIQLVSIYGDVPYFPKSVTSEQLTNVNRTPWNEVVDAIITDLDDASTNLPWTATEWGRVDKSVAQGLKARIALYAGSWHKFGYGMDAEKNPAQAEKYFRISAAAAKKIMDEGGKGLANNYNDLFTRVGQMKPDAKRENMFFMMFSDFGDKSSQYMSLGEQVRMIGQSGRFPTQQLVDTYETSNGKRIDEAGSGYDPKKPFENRDPRLKYTIYTHHDTIIGNTGSNKMKFLMEVYKPQTKSWDENGNLKMIDNKDYTGSVAQYGYVQSGVGFAWRKYNHFDDESSALPTYNIILMRYAEILLTYAEAKIELGEIDATVVNAIDQVRARVGMPGILTSDPGRTGNQLKMRQIVRRERKVELAKESLHFFDMRRWRIGGLQNAEPTYGYPLATGVNASQGIYPDGYDQATPDMVPSFGAGGSERDINDIASYQAYASKLRTRDRDRKWNDMFYLWPIPQTERNKAPWLTQNKGYGL; from the coding sequence ATGAAAAATATACTAAAAAAGCTGTTTAAGGCGAAAGTAATAGTTTGTGCCCTGGGCTTGGTAACCTTGAGTGGTTGCGATGACTACCTGGAGCGCGAGCCCATGAGTGACTACCTGTCTTCAAACTTTTATAACAATGAAGGGGCTATAAAACAAGGAGCCAATGGCGTGTACCAACGGTTAAAAATGAACCATGGCAGCACCAGCAACATCCCGTTCTCCATCTTGTGGGACATGTACACGCCCTTCGGTATTGAGCGGGCAGACAACAGTTCTGTGGGCGTGGGCAACATTGACCTGAGAACCAACTTCTCCAATGAACTGCTGTGGTCTACCTTGTATACGTCGGTGGCCAGGGCCAATAGCGTACTAGACGGAGCCGCTCCTTTTTACGGCGAGTTGAATGACAATGCCAAGAGATACCTGGCAGAGATCAAGGTGCTGAGGGCGCACTTCTACATCCAGTTGGTGTCTATTTACGGCGATGTGCCTTACTTCCCTAAGTCTGTGACCTCAGAACAACTGACGAATGTGAACAGAACGCCTTGGAATGAAGTGGTAGACGCTATCATTACAGATCTGGATGACGCCTCTACTAATCTGCCCTGGACGGCCACCGAGTGGGGAAGAGTAGACAAATCTGTGGCCCAGGGCTTGAAAGCGCGCATTGCGCTGTATGCCGGCTCATGGCACAAGTTTGGCTACGGCATGGATGCTGAAAAGAACCCTGCGCAGGCTGAGAAATACTTTAGAATCTCTGCCGCGGCTGCAAAAAAAATAATGGATGAGGGTGGAAAGGGCCTGGCCAACAACTACAATGACTTGTTTACCCGCGTGGGACAGATGAAACCAGATGCCAAGCGCGAGAACATGTTCTTCATGATGTTCTCAGACTTCGGGGACAAGAGCTCCCAGTACATGTCTCTGGGAGAGCAGGTGCGTATGATTGGCCAAAGCGGTCGTTTCCCTACGCAGCAGTTGGTAGACACTTATGAGACGTCTAACGGCAAGCGTATTGACGAGGCAGGTTCTGGCTATGATCCTAAAAAACCGTTTGAGAACAGAGACCCTCGCTTAAAATACACCATCTACACGCACCATGACACCATCATAGGCAACACCGGTAGCAATAAGATGAAGTTCTTGATGGAGGTATACAAGCCGCAGACCAAATCTTGGGATGAGAACGGCAACCTGAAAATGATTGACAACAAAGACTACACCGGTTCTGTGGCCCAGTACGGCTACGTGCAAAGCGGCGTGGGCTTTGCCTGGAGAAAATACAACCACTTTGATGATGAGAGCAGCGCCTTGCCTACCTATAACATCATCTTAATGCGCTACGCTGAGATTCTGCTTACCTACGCTGAGGCCAAAATTGAACTAGGCGAGATTGACGCCACCGTGGTGAACGCCATTGACCAGGTGAGAGCGAGAGTGGGCATGCCCGGTATCTTGACTTCTGATCCCGGCAGAACTGGAAACCAACTTAAGATGCGCCAGATTGTGCGTCGTGAGCGTAAGGTGGAATTGGCCAAAGAGTCTCTTCATTTCTTTGACATGCGGCGCTGGAGAATTGGCGGTCTGCAAAATGCAGAACCAACCTACGGCTATCCATTGGCCACGGGGGTGAATGCTTCTCAGGGCATTTATCCAGATGGGTATGATCAGGCTACGCCAGACATGGTGCCTTCTTTTGGAGCAGGCGGTTCAGAAAGAGACATCAATGACATTGCCAGTTACCAGGCCTATGCCAGCAAGCTCAGAACCCGTGACAGAGACCGCAAATGGAACGACATGTTCTATCTGTGGCCCATTCCGCAGACGGAGCGCAACAAGGCGCCTTGGCTCACTCAAAACAAAGGTTACGGTTTATAA
- a CDS encoding DUF5018 domain-containing protein — protein MKKIMFLKWQGALMALLLLVMTACTEDDLSRDYESVRVVGVKINNELFTPGYGAGNVVTVMLPGGKDLSNAKLQLLVANGEVVGFENNARYDLRKPMALKLQGSNGEASDVVLKVQSPPTLSSFIIEGLNVEKKDIYLGASSLIVQVPKGTDLSALKVTMEFVNGTLVGFTNGAAVDYSGGKKTFSLRGVDGETLYPYDLIITTEQVGPASVKAMTINGVPTDSVVLQAPSTLIPYVTGLTNFTSANVVLETGFGNSIDPAFTGQGLNLLAGTSKVKITGTDGIVKEFTIGKPQLSIKPLFTKEYASFGFGANDLNSVGFSGNYLVVPNYSAVAPTVVGPNYYDFSGQQVGVLDKTGTVIVHSLRKLATDDNGVILGVPLGINDAENTIYRWNSVTASPEPYIKYSKTSLGLSYVPRSAGINVSGSLDGNATITVGMAQKTDIFVWTVTGGVLNPTPTRYDFPYSGAGFYYGIEPLPAPMTGYVGAATGNNLNGIISLSNTMAELHKQTGIVATDCKVKVHNGRTYLAYTAYVTGKGAYMRVCDITDGQPASYQNPIMNSLMPSTAANANNTMDADMAVVNGKLHAAFVCTNIGMRLYKLEK, from the coding sequence ATGAAAAAGATAATGTTTCTTAAATGGCAGGGTGCTCTTATGGCGCTGCTGTTGTTGGTAATGACCGCTTGTACCGAAGACGACTTGTCCAGGGACTATGAGTCTGTACGCGTGGTAGGCGTAAAAATCAACAATGAACTGTTTACCCCAGGATACGGTGCAGGCAACGTGGTAACGGTCATGTTGCCCGGCGGCAAAGATCTGTCTAATGCCAAGTTGCAATTGTTAGTGGCCAACGGGGAAGTAGTTGGTTTTGAGAACAATGCCCGCTATGACTTGAGAAAACCCATGGCCCTTAAATTACAAGGTTCCAACGGTGAAGCTTCTGACGTAGTACTCAAGGTGCAGTCGCCGCCTACGCTTTCTTCTTTCATCATTGAGGGTCTGAACGTAGAGAAAAAGGATATATACCTGGGCGCCAGTTCCTTGATTGTGCAAGTACCCAAAGGGACAGATCTATCCGCTCTCAAAGTGACCATGGAGTTTGTGAACGGGACCCTGGTAGGCTTTACAAATGGCGCAGCCGTAGATTATTCTGGGGGCAAGAAGACGTTCAGCTTGAGAGGAGTAGACGGCGAAACCTTGTACCCTTATGACCTGATCATCACCACAGAGCAAGTGGGACCGGCATCCGTGAAGGCCATGACCATCAATGGCGTTCCTACAGATTCTGTGGTGCTGCAAGCTCCTTCTACGTTAATCCCATACGTGACCGGCTTGACTAACTTCACCTCTGCCAACGTGGTATTAGAGACCGGCTTTGGAAACAGCATAGACCCAGCGTTCACGGGTCAGGGGCTAAACCTTTTGGCGGGTACTTCCAAAGTGAAGATCACTGGTACAGATGGCATCGTGAAGGAGTTTACCATTGGTAAACCGCAGTTGTCCATAAAGCCTTTGTTCACGAAAGAGTATGCTAGCTTCGGGTTTGGCGCCAATGACTTGAACAGCGTTGGGTTTAGCGGAAATTACCTGGTAGTGCCTAACTATTCTGCGGTGGCACCAACGGTGGTGGGGCCTAACTACTATGACTTCTCGGGCCAGCAGGTAGGAGTTTTGGATAAAACGGGAACTGTCATTGTGCACAGCCTTAGAAAATTGGCCACCGATGACAACGGGGTAATCCTGGGCGTGCCACTGGGTATCAATGATGCGGAGAACACCATTTACCGCTGGAACAGCGTGACCGCCTCGCCAGAACCATACATCAAATACTCTAAGACTTCGCTGGGCCTCAGCTACGTGCCAAGGTCTGCCGGTATCAACGTGTCGGGTAGCTTGGACGGTAATGCCACCATTACCGTGGGCATGGCTCAAAAGACGGATATTTTCGTTTGGACGGTGACGGGTGGCGTGCTCAACCCAACGCCAACCCGCTATGACTTCCCGTATTCTGGTGCTGGCTTCTACTACGGCATTGAACCGCTTCCAGCGCCCATGACAGGCTACGTGGGTGCTGCCACTGGCAACAACCTGAACGGCATCATCTCCCTGAGCAACACCATGGCAGAGCTGCACAAGCAAACCGGCATTGTGGCTACAGACTGTAAGGTGAAAGTGCACAATGGCCGTACCTATCTGGCTTATACGGCGTACGTGACGGGCAAAGGAGCGTATATGCGGGTTTGTGACATCACAG
- a CDS encoding SusC/RagA family TonB-linked outer membrane protein → MKKVFTLLLFLLIKSVAGYAQDFVLKGTVSDKSEPLPGVSVVVKGTTNGTTTDVNGGYSIKVKDGNVLVFSYIGYVAKEVAYNGQNQLDVNLESNAKELQEVVVVGYAVQKKATLTGAVASVSGETLTQRKMPSLSTALQGTMPGVTVQQTSGQPGADGSNIRIRGIGSINSNTFPLVLVDGVEMDINQVDANIVESISVLKDAASAAIYGSRAANGVILITTKRGKEGSITTSYSGSATVQRPTNMPKVVDAWQYLQAELQAKDNAGVSVSPSEREQQLKLIEDQRNLEPDNWNRYDTDWKKETLKDYALLQTHNVSVGGGTEKLRMFGSGSYVFQDGLIPNNNYQRTNIQVNTDAKVLSWLKAGLITSIRESNTKAPGVNTPKSIINKSLYMLPTLSAARELDGNWGYGKNGDNPTAQAYASGENRNKSSEILLNGTLTATPFEGFEIVTQYARRNVTGRSRSLVTPYTTSLKGQVMGIYPAEDGLTEGWSQTLHNTFRAQTSYEKEIGRHYAKALVGFQTEDSEFTSFFGAKQGFDLQRYYLGNGDGATATSGGGASSWALMSGYARLNYTFDEKYLLEVSGRYDGSSRFIAKNRWGFFPSVSTGWVLSREKFMDNLASHVDLLKIRASYGLLGNQNIGNYPYTATISPGYGYYLGDNKELVPGVAQTDLENANIGWEKSKQFNVGIDASLWKGKLSFTADYYIKSIYDMLMKFPLPYYAGLSPAFTNAGDMENKGWEIGITHRNQLGDFSYGATFTLNDNQNEITNLNGLNSQDRTMVEGYPNQGIWGYLTDGYYRDWDDVANSPKLGTSARPGFVKYKKIYVADGVNPMIIDSRDLVYLGDPFPHFEYSLNLTAGWKNFDFTAFVQGVGKRSTFMSGVGLRPFFNGGNLFEHQLDSWTVDNPNASYPLLVPEANSADNFVRSDKWVRDGSYTRLKNLVLGYTIPKAITQKAKIESFRVYVSGQNLFTRSNFFDGYDPEVSYGGGVGGEFYPIMQTYTVGVDLKF, encoded by the coding sequence ATGAAAAAAGTCTTTACCCTATTGTTGTTCTTATTGATAAAATCCGTGGCAGGGTATGCCCAGGATTTTGTCTTGAAAGGAACTGTTTCTGATAAGTCTGAGCCTTTGCCAGGGGTAAGCGTTGTGGTGAAGGGCACCACCAACGGCACCACCACCGATGTCAACGGCGGGTACAGTATTAAAGTAAAGGACGGCAACGTGTTGGTGTTCTCTTATATTGGGTATGTTGCCAAAGAGGTAGCCTACAACGGTCAGAATCAGTTGGATGTTAACCTGGAGTCTAATGCCAAGGAGTTGCAGGAGGTGGTAGTGGTTGGTTACGCCGTGCAAAAGAAGGCAACTTTAACGGGGGCTGTGGCTTCAGTGAGCGGCGAAACGCTTACTCAACGCAAAATGCCTTCTCTGTCTACCGCCTTGCAAGGCACCATGCCGGGTGTAACGGTGCAGCAGACTTCTGGCCAGCCTGGCGCAGATGGTTCTAATATTAGAATCAGGGGTATTGGCTCCATCAACTCCAACACGTTTCCGCTGGTTTTGGTAGACGGCGTGGAAATGGACATCAACCAGGTAGATGCCAACATTGTAGAAAGCATTTCTGTATTGAAAGATGCCGCCTCTGCTGCCATCTACGGCTCACGAGCGGCTAACGGCGTTATCTTGATTACCACTAAGCGGGGCAAGGAAGGTAGCATCACTACTTCTTACAGTGGTTCTGCCACGGTTCAACGCCCTACCAACATGCCCAAAGTGGTGGACGCCTGGCAATACCTGCAGGCCGAACTGCAAGCCAAAGACAATGCCGGCGTGAGCGTGTCTCCTTCAGAAAGAGAGCAACAGCTTAAGCTTATTGAAGACCAGAGAAACTTGGAGCCAGACAACTGGAACCGCTATGACACAGACTGGAAAAAGGAGACCCTGAAAGACTATGCCTTGTTGCAGACGCACAACGTCTCTGTAGGCGGCGGAACCGAAAAGCTACGCATGTTTGGTTCTGGTTCTTATGTATTCCAAGACGGCCTGATCCCAAACAACAACTACCAGCGCACCAATATTCAGGTGAATACAGATGCCAAGGTGCTGTCCTGGTTAAAGGCCGGTCTCATAACCAGTATCAGGGAGTCCAACACCAAAGCACCGGGCGTAAACACGCCTAAAAGCATCATCAACAAATCTTTGTACATGCTACCTACCTTGTCTGCCGCCAGAGAGTTGGACGGCAACTGGGGCTACGGCAAGAACGGGGACAACCCCACCGCCCAGGCGTATGCCAGCGGTGAGAACAGAAACAAGAGCTCAGAGATCCTGTTGAACGGTACCTTGACGGCTACTCCCTTTGAAGGCTTTGAGATTGTAACTCAGTACGCCCGCCGTAACGTGACTGGCAGAAGCAGAAGCCTGGTAACGCCTTACACTACTTCCCTCAAGGGTCAGGTGATGGGCATCTATCCGGCGGAAGACGGTCTTACCGAAGGATGGTCTCAGACGTTGCATAATACCTTTAGAGCGCAAACTTCCTATGAAAAGGAGATAGGCAGACACTATGCCAAGGCATTGGTGGGTTTCCAGACAGAAGACAGTGAGTTCACTTCGTTCTTCGGGGCCAAGCAAGGATTTGACCTGCAACGCTACTACTTAGGCAACGGAGACGGAGCCACCGCTACCTCTGGCGGCGGTGCCAGCAGTTGGGCGCTTATGTCTGGCTACGCCCGCTTAAACTACACGTTTGATGAGAAGTATCTTTTGGAGGTGAGTGGTCGCTATGACGGTTCTTCCAGGTTCATTGCCAAAAACAGATGGGGCTTCTTCCCTTCGGTTTCTACAGGCTGGGTACTATCCAGAGAGAAGTTCATGGACAACCTGGCTAGCCATGTAGACCTGTTGAAGATACGCGCCTCTTATGGTCTTTTGGGTAACCAAAACATTGGTAACTATCCGTATACCGCTACCATCAGCCCTGGCTACGGATATTACCTGGGTGATAACAAAGAACTGGTGCCCGGGGTGGCGCAGACAGACTTGGAGAATGCCAACATTGGCTGGGAAAAGTCAAAACAGTTCAACGTGGGGATAGATGCAAGCCTTTGGAAAGGAAAACTATCTTTCACGGCAGACTATTACATCAAGAGCATCTATGACATGCTCATGAAGTTCCCACTCCCGTACTACGCAGGCTTAAGCCCGGCCTTCACCAATGCCGGCGACATGGAAAACAAAGGCTGGGAAATTGGCATCACGCACCGCAACCAGTTAGGCGACTTCTCCTATGGGGCCACCTTTACCTTGAACGATAACCAAAACGAAATCACCAACCTGAACGGCTTGAACTCTCAGGATAGAACCATGGTGGAAGGATATCCTAACCAAGGCATCTGGGGGTACCTGACAGACGGCTACTACCGTGACTGGGATGACGTAGCCAACTCTCCTAAGTTAGGAACCTCGGCGCGTCCTGGCTTTGTGAAGTACAAGAAGATTTACGTGGCCGACGGCGTGAACCCCATGATCATTGACTCCAGAGACTTGGTGTACCTGGGTGATCCTTTCCCGCACTTTGAATACAGCTTAAACTTAACGGCTGGCTGGAAGAACTTTGACTTCACCGCTTTTGTGCAGGGCGTGGGCAAGCGCTCCACCTTCATGAGCGGCGTAGGTCTACGTCCGTTCTTCAATGGCGGTAACTTGTTTGAACATCAGCTAGATTCCTGGACGGTAGACAATCCAAACGCGTCTTATCCTTTGCTGGTACCAGAGGCGAACTCAGCAGACAACTTTGTGCGCTCAGACAAATGGGTGCGGGACGGTTCTTACACCAGACTGAAAAACTTGGTGCTAGGCTATACCATTCCAAAGGCCATCACGCAGAAAGCCAAAATTGAAAGCTTTAGAGTTTACGTGAGCGGCCAGAACCTGTTCACCAGAAGCAACTTCTTTGATGGCTATGACCCAGAGGTAAGCTATGGCGGCGGCGTAGGCGGTGAGTTCTACCCCATCATGCAGACGTACACGGTTGGCGTTGATCTAAAGTTCTAA
- a CDS encoding SDR family oxidoreductase: MKLAGNTVLITGGASGIGLAIAQRFLQAGSTVLVCGRREDKLQEAQQQHPQLHTRVCDVARESDRIDLVHWATQNFPHLNVLVNNAGIQRRVNPVETQEPWTETQQELAINLEAPIHLCMLFAEHLKQQQKAAIINVTSGLAFTPAAFAPIYCATKAALHSFTVSLRFLLSKTNVEVLEIVPPAVNTDLGGVGLHNFGEPLDAFADSVMQRLDQGELEVGYASSEERRLASRQENDAFSEHMNQRMFGGS; the protein is encoded by the coding sequence ATGAAACTAGCAGGAAATACCGTTTTAATAACCGGCGGAGCCTCGGGCATTGGGTTGGCCATCGCCCAACGATTTTTGCAAGCGGGTAGCACTGTCCTCGTCTGCGGGCGCCGCGAAGACAAACTTCAAGAAGCCCAACAACAACACCCTCAACTACACACCCGCGTTTGCGATGTGGCCAGAGAATCTGACAGAATAGATTTAGTGCACTGGGCTACCCAGAATTTCCCCCATCTGAACGTACTAGTGAACAACGCCGGCATCCAGCGGCGCGTGAACCCCGTTGAAACGCAGGAACCCTGGACCGAGACCCAGCAGGAACTGGCTATTAACCTAGAGGCCCCCATTCACCTGTGCATGTTGTTTGCTGAGCATTTGAAACAGCAGCAGAAAGCAGCCATCATCAATGTGACCTCGGGGTTGGCCTTTACACCGGCCGCCTTCGCGCCTATTTACTGCGCCACCAAAGCCGCCCTGCATTCCTTCACCGTATCCCTGCGGTTTCTGCTCTCCAAAACCAATGTAGAAGTGTTGGAGATTGTACCGCCGGCGGTCAACACAGATTTGGGCGGCGTAGGTTTGCACAATTTTGGAGAACCGTTAGATGCTTTCGCTGACTCAGTGATGCAACGCTTGGACCAAGGCGAACTGGAAGTAGGCTACGCCTCCTCTGAGGAACGCCGCCTAGCCTCCCGCCAAGAAAACGACGCCTTCTCTGAGCACATGAACCAGCGTATGTTTGGCGGCTCATAA